The nucleotide sequence AAGTTTTAGTGATGAATTTGATGGGGAAGTGCTCGATACTACAAAGTGGTATGCTCGTTCGCCCTATTGGGTAAACGGCAGGCCCCCCGCAACGTTTAGGGCCGGTTCGGTTTCGGTAAAGGAAGGTAAGCTTCAAATCAAAAATTCGGTTTTAGATGGCGATAAAAAATACAATATAGCCGGAGGGGCAGTCGCCTCCGTGGCGAAAGATGCCCTATACGGTTATTACGAAGCGAGAATGAAGGCATCAAGCATCAGTATGTCCTCTACGTTCTGGATGAAAAATAAACCCGACACCAAAGAATGCCCCTTCGAAGTACAGGAATTGGATATAGTTGAGGTGGTGGGCCAGCAAAAGACGGGGTGGGACTTTAGAACCAACCTGAAGTCAAATACCCATATTTTTTATACGGATTGTGATGGGGAGAAAACCGTAAAATCGGCAGGGGGAACCGAAGCTAAGATCGATCCTCCGGCCGATGAGGCCTATCACGTTTATGGCTGCTGGTGGGTAGATGCCAATACCATTAAGATCTACTTGGATGGCGAATACCAATTCACCATGAACCCCAGCACCCATTTTAGGGACACTCCCTTCAATAAGCCCATGTATATGCACATGGTCACGGAAACCTACAATTGGGAAACACCGCCGACCCCCGAAGAATTAGCCGACGATACAAAGAATACCACCTATTATGATTGGGTAAGGTCGTATACCTTGCTTCCTGTAGATCAATAGGGGGGAATTACTCTTCCACCCCAAAACGGAAGATGGTGGTTTCGTCGTATTTTTCTCCCGGAAGCAATAGTGTGGAAGGAAAATTAGGATGATTGGGCGTGTCGGGAAAATGTTGGGTCTCTAGGCAAAACGCCATATGATCGGAATATCGGATGTCGTTCTTTCCCGTAAAGGTATCGCCTATGGTATTGCCCGAATAGAATTGTACCCCGGGTTGGGTCGTGAAAACGCTTAGTGTTCTGCCCGATTTGGGCTCTACAACTTGTATTACCTCCTTGAGTTCTCCATTGGGCTTGTTGAAAACATAATTGTAATGGTAGCCGTTGAAATTCAATTTGTGGATGTTCTTTCCTATTGGGGTAGGGGAAGTTAGGTCCCAATCGGTACCTTTTACCGTCGCCAATTTCCCGGTAGGAATAATTTCTTCATCAATTTCGGTATAGTTGTCCGCATCGATTTTGATGATGTGGTCGTAAATTTTATCCTTTCCACCATTCAGATTAAAATAGCTGTGCTGCGTCATGTTGACGTGGGTAGCCTTATCGGTAGTGGCTTCATAATGAACGTGAATGGAATCGTCGTCGGTCAGGGTATAGGTAACGTAACTATCTAAATTACCAGGAAAGCCCATGGTGCCCTCTTTTGAT is from Zobellia galactanivorans and encodes:
- a CDS encoding family 16 glycosylhydrolase — encoded protein: MGNTMLLTLLLVVVAAYGQTPPPPEGFRWVKNESFSDEFDGEVLDTTKWYARSPYWVNGRPPATFRAGSVSVKEGKLQIKNSVLDGDKKYNIAGGAVASVAKDALYGYYEARMKASSISMSSTFWMKNKPDTKECPFEVQELDIVEVVGQQKTGWDFRTNLKSNTHIFYTDCDGEKTVKSAGGTEAKIDPPADEAYHVYGCWWVDANTIKIYLDGEYQFTMNPSTHFRDTPFNKPMYMHMVTETYNWETPPTPEELADDTKNTTYYDWVRSYTLLPVDQ
- a CDS encoding aldose epimerase family protein, whose translation is MKSYMYAVLICLCSIARLNSQHAGVKSEKWGVAQGKEVLLYTLTNENGMVVKITDFGGTITAIHVADKEGVFEDVVLGFDNLEQYKAEHPCFGATIGRVANRIRNARFEIDGTPYQLAQNSNGHCLHGGNEFDRVVWQSKIVANKLGPSVQLHHLSKEGTMGFPGNLDSYVTYTLTDDDSIHVHYEATTDKATHVNMTQHSYFNLNGGKDKIYDHIIKIDADNYTEIDEEIIPTGKLATVKGTDWDLTSPTPIGKNIHKLNFNGYHYNYVFNKPNGELKEVIQVVEPKSGRTLSVFTTQPGVQFYSGNTIGDTFTGKNDIRYSDHMAFCLETQHFPDTPNHPNFPSTLLLPGEKYDETTIFRFGVEE